One window of the Chitinophaga niabensis genome contains the following:
- a CDS encoding 1,2-phenylacetyl-CoA epoxidase subunit B — MDNNQSLDPRVNRLKLNASGEGAIVQEGENWNAFEVFHQEKRGAHHEHVGCVHAPNAQMALIFAKEQFGRRKKCVNLWVVRSADILAFDAEDEDMFANNGEKTYRDASGFKVMEKINKFKKEAK, encoded by the coding sequence ATGGACAACAACCAATCATTAGATCCCAGGGTAAACCGGCTCAAACTCAACGCTTCCGGCGAAGGAGCCATCGTACAGGAAGGAGAGAACTGGAATGCATTCGAAGTATTTCACCAGGAAAAACGCGGCGCACATCATGAACACGTAGGTTGCGTGCATGCCCCAAATGCACAGATGGCACTCATCTTCGCAAAAGAACAATTTGGCCGCCGTAAGAAATGTGTAAACCTATGGGTAGTACGCAGTGCAGACATCCTTGCTTTCGATGCGGAAGATGAAGACATGTTTGCCAACAACGGCGAAAAAACCTATCGCGATGCAAGCGGGTTCAAAGTCATGGAAAAGATCAACAAATTTAAAAAAGAGGCGAAATAA
- the feoB gene encoding ferrous iron transport protein B, with the protein MKAPINIALVGNPNSGKSSLFNALTGLNQKVSNFPGVTVDKKTGNARITPQLEATIIDLPGTYSLYPKSADEFVTYDVLLNPKGEDRPNMILIIADASNLKRNLLFCSQIIDLKLPVIIGLTMMDLAKKKGVEIDLAGLERELGVPVVAINPRKNKGLPQLKKNIELIAQEKFGAPARDFIENHELAPTVIADVKKIFPVTSDYAALHVAVNYDELEFLSKSQQQQIKESIHTNGFNKTKVQAEEIMQRYGRIKHIMNVTVVETDPLQQQLQTERIDNLLLHRFWGYLILLAVLFLLFQSIFWLASYPMDLIEAGFGSLSGWFSEILPDNKVSDIFINGIIAGLGGIAVFIPQIMILFGLITILEDTGYMARISFLTDRLMRQVGLNGKSVMPLISGVACAVPAIMAARNIENKKERLITIMITPLMACSARLPIYTIMIALVIPNKNVLGFLSLQGLVMMGLYLLGFFMAIIIAGIMKWFIRIREKSYFIMELPVYRAPRWKNVGTTMIEKAKIFVMDAGKVIMVISIILWFLASYGPGKPMESVHQKYEQLMAQTSDSARLQELDKQLQSEKLANSYAGILGHAIEPVVKPLGFDWKIGIALITSFAAREVFVGTMATLYSVGETEDSDATLREKMAAATRIDGTPVYTLATGLSLMIFYAFAMQCMSTLAIVKRETRSWKYPIIQFVYMTALAYVCSWLIYVIFK; encoded by the coding sequence ATGAAGGCACCAATTAACATTGCACTGGTAGGTAATCCGAACAGTGGGAAAAGCTCGCTCTTTAATGCGCTTACGGGATTGAACCAGAAAGTGAGTAATTTTCCGGGGGTAACGGTTGATAAAAAAACCGGTAACGCCCGCATTACTCCTCAGCTGGAAGCAACCATCATTGACCTGCCCGGTACCTATAGCCTTTATCCAAAAAGTGCAGATGAATTCGTGACCTATGATGTGCTGCTCAACCCCAAAGGGGAAGACCGGCCCAATATGATCCTCATAATTGCCGATGCCTCCAATCTCAAACGCAACCTCCTCTTCTGCTCCCAGATCATAGACCTGAAATTACCCGTGATCATTGGCCTCACCATGATGGACCTGGCTAAGAAAAAAGGTGTGGAAATAGATCTGGCCGGCCTCGAAAGAGAATTAGGCGTTCCCGTTGTAGCCATCAATCCCCGGAAGAACAAGGGATTGCCGCAACTGAAAAAGAATATAGAACTCATTGCACAGGAGAAATTCGGCGCCCCCGCCAGGGATTTCATCGAAAATCATGAACTCGCCCCCACCGTGATCGCCGATGTGAAAAAGATCTTCCCCGTAACCAGCGACTATGCTGCTTTACATGTAGCCGTGAATTACGATGAGCTGGAATTCCTAAGCAAAAGCCAACAGCAGCAGATAAAAGAAAGCATCCACACAAACGGATTCAATAAAACAAAAGTACAGGCAGAAGAGATCATGCAGCGGTACGGCCGCATCAAACATATTATGAATGTTACGGTAGTGGAAACCGATCCCCTGCAGCAACAACTCCAAACCGAGCGCATTGATAACTTACTGCTGCATCGTTTCTGGGGATACCTTATTCTCCTGGCCGTACTTTTCCTGTTATTCCAAAGCATTTTCTGGCTGGCCTCCTACCCGATGGATCTTATCGAAGCAGGATTTGGCAGCCTAAGCGGCTGGTTTTCAGAGATCCTTCCAGACAATAAAGTGAGTGATATCTTCATCAATGGGATCATTGCCGGCCTGGGCGGTATTGCCGTTTTCATCCCGCAGATCATGATCCTCTTTGGATTGATCACCATATTGGAAGATACCGGGTACATGGCCCGGATCAGTTTTTTAACAGACCGGCTCATGAGGCAGGTAGGCCTGAACGGAAAATCAGTAATGCCACTGATCAGTGGCGTAGCTTGTGCCGTACCGGCTATCATGGCTGCCCGGAATATTGAGAATAAAAAAGAACGCCTCATCACCATCATGATCACTCCCCTGATGGCCTGTTCTGCAAGGTTGCCGATCTACACCATCATGATCGCTTTGGTGATCCCCAATAAAAATGTGCTGGGTTTCCTTAGCCTGCAGGGCCTTGTAATGATGGGCCTTTACCTGCTCGGTTTCTTCATGGCCATTATTATCGCCGGCATCATGAAGTGGTTCATCCGCATCCGGGAGAAGAGTTATTTCATCATGGAACTACCCGTTTACCGCGCTCCGCGCTGGAAGAATGTAGGCACCACCATGATTGAAAAGGCAAAGATCTTCGTAATGGACGCCGGTAAAGTGATCATGGTTATCTCTATCATCCTCTGGTTCCTGGCGTCCTATGGACCCGGCAAACCCATGGAAAGCGTACATCAGAAGTATGAACAACTGATGGCCCAAACCTCAGATTCTGCCCGGCTTCAGGAGCTCGACAAACAACTCCAATCCGAAAAACTGGCCAACTCTTATGCCGGTATATTAGGTCATGCCATTGAACCAGTTGTTAAACCCCTGGGATTTGACTGGAAAATAGGCATCGCATTGATCACCTCTTTTGCTGCCCGCGAAGTTTTTGTAGGAACCATGGCAACTCTCTATAGTGTAGGAGAAACAGAAGACAGTGATGCCACGCTCCGGGAAAAAATGGCGGCTGCCACAAGGATAGACGGAACACCAGTATATACACTCGCAACCGGTCTTTCACTTATGATCTTCTATGCGTTTGCGATGCAGTGTATGAGTACCCTGGCCATTGTGAAACGCGAAACCCGTTCCTGGAAATATCCCATCATTCAGTTCGTGTACATGACTGCACTGGCGTATGTCTGCAGTTGGCTTATTTATGTGATATTCAAATAA
- a CDS encoding M28 family peptidase, translating to MKKLLPIIGCLIALSASAQIDSSQLMKDVQTLSADKMEGRKTGTKGNRLAQFYLLDRLKQTGLQQFSNTYEQPFYFTQGEKRIMGTNLYGYIKGSIDSFIVISAHYDHIGIKKPQSGTDSIYNGADDNASGIGGLLAMAAYFSKNQPKHTLIFAAFDAEEMGLQGAKAFVAKLPVPATRILMNINMDMISHNDKNELYVCGTAHYPQLKQFVTAAAATSQVKLPMGHDRPEDKDQNWTNQSDHAEFHKKKIPFLYFGVEDHPDYHRASDEFSKINPSFYYQATKSILNLVQIVDKQ from the coding sequence ATGAAAAAACTACTCCCAATTATTGGTTGCCTGATCGCACTGTCTGCCTCCGCACAGATCGATTCTTCTCAGCTCATGAAAGATGTGCAGACCCTCTCTGCGGATAAAATGGAAGGCCGTAAAACCGGTACCAAAGGCAACCGCCTTGCTCAGTTCTACCTGCTGGACCGTTTAAAGCAAACCGGCCTGCAACAGTTCAGCAATACCTACGAGCAGCCCTTTTATTTTACGCAGGGAGAGAAACGCATTATGGGCACCAACCTATACGGTTACATCAAAGGAAGTATCGATAGTTTTATTGTGATCTCCGCGCATTACGATCATATCGGCATCAAAAAGCCTCAATCGGGAACAGATAGTATTTATAATGGCGCAGACGATAATGCCTCCGGCATAGGCGGCCTACTTGCTATGGCCGCTTATTTTTCGAAGAACCAACCCAAACACACACTCATATTTGCAGCATTCGATGCAGAAGAAATGGGATTACAGGGAGCAAAAGCCTTCGTAGCCAAACTACCAGTACCGGCTACACGGATCCTGATGAATATCAATATGGATATGATCAGTCATAATGATAAGAATGAACTGTATGTATGCGGCACTGCTCATTATCCGCAACTAAAACAATTCGTAACTGCCGCCGCAGCCACCAGCCAGGTCAAACTACCCATGGGCCACGACCGCCCGGAAGATAAAGACCAGAACTGGACTAATCAGAGCGATCATGCTGAGTTTCATAAAAAGAAAATACCCTTCCTGTACTTCGGCGTGGAGGACCATCCGGATTACCACAGAGCTTCTGATGAATTCAGTAAGATCAATCCTTCCTTTTATTACCAGGCAACAAAGAGCATATTGAACTTAGTGCAGATAGTAGACAAGCAATAA
- the paaA gene encoding 1,2-phenylacetyl-CoA epoxidase subunit PaaA produces the protein MYGGGYIFDEPNNRQLKEEQLHDDPEKLAEFEERIARGEKIEPGDWMPSEYRRQLIRLIEQHAHSEIIGALPEGTWITRAPGFKRKLALIAKVQDEIGHGQLLYNAAETLGKSREAMINDLLSGKSKYSNVFNYPAETWADVTVIGFLIDAAAIVNQIANSKGSYGPYCRALERICYEESFHLKQGHDAFVELAAGTPAQRAMVQDALNRWWQPIMHFFGPPDKNSTHSEKLMQWKVKMASNDDMRNQFLEAYVPKIWDMGLTLPDEKLKKNETTGKWDYSDPDWDLFKKVINGGGPCNKERLDVRKWAEEHGRWVRKALMNPKDKRSAPVA, from the coding sequence ATGTACGGCGGTGGATACATTTTTGACGAGCCCAATAACCGGCAGTTAAAAGAAGAGCAATTACACGATGATCCGGAAAAACTGGCGGAATTTGAGGAACGGATAGCCCGGGGAGAAAAGATCGAACCTGGGGACTGGATGCCTTCAGAATACAGAAGGCAATTAATCCGCCTCATTGAACAACATGCCCATTCTGAGATAATCGGCGCTTTGCCGGAAGGTACCTGGATCACCCGGGCACCCGGTTTCAAACGTAAACTGGCACTTATCGCAAAGGTGCAGGACGAAATAGGGCATGGACAATTATTATATAACGCAGCAGAAACCCTGGGCAAAAGCCGTGAGGCCATGATCAACGATCTGCTCAGTGGTAAATCCAAATATTCCAACGTATTCAATTATCCGGCAGAAACCTGGGCAGATGTAACCGTGATCGGCTTTTTGATCGATGCAGCGGCTATCGTGAACCAGATCGCTAATTCCAAAGGATCCTACGGCCCTTATTGCCGTGCGCTGGAAAGGATCTGTTACGAAGAAAGTTTCCACCTCAAACAGGGGCACGATGCTTTTGTGGAACTCGCTGCCGGTACCCCTGCACAACGGGCTATGGTACAGGATGCATTGAACCGCTGGTGGCAACCCATTATGCATTTCTTCGGCCCTCCTGATAAAAATTCCACGCACAGCGAAAAACTGATGCAATGGAAAGTGAAGATGGCCAGTAATGATGATATGCGGAATCAGTTCCTCGAAGCCTACGTTCCCAAGATCTGGGATATGGGCCTCACTTTACCGGATGAAAAATTGAAGAAAAATGAAACCACCGGTAAATGGGATTATTCAGATCCCGACTGGGACCTCTTTAAAAAAGTGATCAATGGCGGCGGCCCCTGCAATAAAGAAAGACTGGATGTACGCAAATGGGCAGAAGAACATGGCCGCTGGGTGCGTAAAGCATTAATGAATCCGAAAGACAAAAGATCCGCTCCGGTAGCATAA
- the paaD gene encoding 1,2-phenylacetyl-CoA epoxidase subunit PaaD, whose translation MEVNEQNIYKALELVMDPEIPVLNVLDLGMITSVTFSDKGVHVKMIPTFAACPAVELIRRNIRSVLQDQLHTEIMVEIDKEESWNSNRMTESGKEKLKNFGITPPKPYNGEDYSEYFLGTTCPHCNGNDTYLRSPFGSTLCRAIHFCKDCGQVFEHFKPLD comes from the coding sequence ATGGAAGTGAATGAACAAAATATCTATAAAGCGCTGGAACTGGTCATGGACCCGGAAATTCCCGTACTCAATGTGCTGGACCTGGGCATGATCACTTCTGTTACCTTTTCAGATAAAGGGGTACATGTTAAAATGATCCCCACCTTCGCCGCATGCCCGGCCGTTGAACTGATCCGGCGCAACATCCGTTCCGTATTGCAGGATCAGCTGCACACAGAGATAATGGTGGAAATAGATAAGGAAGAAAGCTGGAACAGCAACCGGATGACGGAAAGCGGAAAGGAAAAACTAAAGAACTTTGGCATCACACCGCCTAAGCCCTATAACGGAGAGGACTACTCGGAATACTTCCTCGGCACTACCTGCCCACATTGCAATGGCAACGATACTTACCTGCGTTCCCCATTTGGCTCTACCCTCTGCCGCGCCATTCATTTCTGTAAAGATTGCGGCCAGGTGTTTGAGCATTTCAAACCGCTGGATTAA
- a CDS encoding PadR family transcriptional regulator, giving the protein MNIDNTQSQMRKGVLEFCILSIIKQGEAYPSDIIEKMKEAKLDILEGTLYPLLTRLKNAELLTYRWVESSSGPPRKYFSMTEKGEAFYLDLENTWNELANAVHTLTLPHSIQ; this is encoded by the coding sequence ATGAATATAGACAACACGCAATCACAGATGAGAAAAGGGGTGCTGGAGTTCTGCATCCTCTCCATCATCAAGCAAGGCGAGGCTTATCCTTCAGACATTATCGAAAAAATGAAAGAAGCAAAGCTGGACATCCTGGAAGGGACTTTATACCCACTGTTGACTCGCCTGAAAAATGCGGAACTACTCACCTACCGTTGGGTAGAAAGCAGCTCCGGGCCACCACGGAAATATTTTTCCATGACAGAAAAAGGCGAGGCCTTTTACCTCGACCTGGAAAATACATGGAACGAACTGGCCAATGCTGTACACACGCTCACATTACCTCATTCCATCCAATAA
- a CDS encoding S41 family peptidase: protein MKKRSAMFRYLLCTFAAGILISACKKKDSSPVPDTDNGYVNNWIYTTMKQEYYWNTSITATPDYTKAPYDFFESLLHADDRYSWAVPNYKDLQNSLSGNTKEAGYSVGLFLHDGGTKLGGIIQYVKKNSPASAAGLKRGQLFFQINNTNFKYSSATNNADVNAFLDALGKDHTITVYDHIYSKDGLRDSTSNPTVKNLTVLEYAENPVYMDSVYTIDNKKIGYFVYHFFAPDRGQAGYENEYDNQVDAVFAKFKAAGVKHLILDLRYNGGGDARSTVNLGSNIVTGLSTTKVFFKREYNAFNTKKYTDAYGADFFKTYFTNEANNIGTGLESFIVLTSNNSASASELIINGLRPYMGVWLIGEKTYGKNVGSQTFYKINDAKNTWGLQPITSKAFNSLGTSDYTNGFAPDQEVLESLALGDWGNVKEPLLNKALTKILGHAPLRVASPESVSRTRVQYVGSSQMNKAYYHILVEPRPGE, encoded by the coding sequence ATGAAAAAGCGCTCCGCGATGTTCCGATACCTCCTATGTACCTTTGCCGCAGGCATTTTAATCTCCGCTTGTAAAAAGAAAGACAGCTCACCTGTTCCTGATACGGACAATGGTTATGTGAATAACTGGATCTACACCACTATGAAACAGGAATATTACTGGAATACCAGTATCACTGCTACACCGGATTATACAAAAGCTCCTTATGATTTTTTTGAAAGCCTGTTACATGCAGACGACCGTTATTCCTGGGCCGTGCCAAATTATAAAGACCTTCAGAACTCCCTGAGTGGCAATACCAAAGAAGCGGGGTACAGTGTTGGATTGTTCCTGCATGATGGTGGTACAAAACTGGGTGGGATCATTCAATATGTAAAGAAGAATTCTCCTGCTTCCGCGGCCGGTCTTAAAAGAGGACAGCTTTTCTTCCAGATCAACAATACTAATTTCAAATATTCTTCCGCCACCAATAATGCAGATGTAAATGCATTCCTGGATGCGTTGGGAAAAGATCATACCATCACGGTATACGATCATATCTATTCAAAAGACGGATTGCGTGATAGTACCTCCAATCCCACTGTTAAAAACCTCACGGTGCTGGAATATGCGGAAAACCCCGTGTACATGGATTCTGTGTATACCATCGATAATAAGAAGATCGGTTATTTCGTGTATCATTTCTTTGCGCCGGACAGGGGACAGGCGGGTTATGAAAATGAATATGATAACCAGGTGGATGCTGTTTTTGCGAAGTTCAAAGCCGCCGGCGTTAAACATCTCATCCTGGACCTCCGTTACAATGGTGGTGGCGATGCGCGTTCTACTGTTAACCTGGGAAGTAATATCGTAACGGGTTTAAGTACCACGAAGGTGTTTTTCAAGAGAGAGTATAATGCTTTCAACACGAAGAAATATACAGATGCTTATGGCGCTGATTTCTTCAAGACCTACTTTACGAATGAAGCCAATAATATCGGCACAGGGCTGGAAAGTTTTATCGTACTCACCAGTAATAACTCTGCTTCTGCGAGCGAGTTGATCATCAATGGTTTGCGGCCTTATATGGGTGTGTGGCTGATAGGTGAAAAAACGTATGGCAAGAATGTGGGTTCACAGACTTTCTATAAGATCAATGATGCTAAAAATACATGGGGGCTTCAACCGATCACTTCTAAGGCATTCAATTCCCTGGGGACTTCTGATTATACAAATGGTTTTGCACCTGATCAGGAAGTGCTGGAGAGTCTGGCGCTGGGGGATTGGGGCAATGTGAAAGAGCCTTTGCTGAATAAGGCGCTGACTAAGATCCTGGGGCATGCGCCGTTAAGGGTGGCTTCTCCTGAGAGTGTTTCCAGAACGAGGGTGCAGTATGTTGGGTCTTCGCAGATGAATAAAGCTTATTATCATATCCTGGTTGAACCGAGGCCGGGGGAATAG
- a CDS encoding carboxypeptidase-like regulatory domain-containing protein gives MNRFLPFLLLFSLAGFAGFTQQKSVYIINGREVDSADMVGVKVKRIDVATGLRSAGMHERGGKRVLIVHLEDEQYNLFGIVTNERGKPIANAKVGEVQTDACGHFYLKGVKAGSRIMISRKGYADQFIDIYKRPDDLLTVQLRKK, from the coding sequence ATGAACCGCTTTCTGCCTTTTCTGCTCCTTTTTTCCCTGGCCGGTTTTGCCGGTTTTACCCAGCAAAAGTCTGTTTACATCATCAACGGCCGGGAAGTGGATTCTGCGGATATGGTGGGTGTAAAGGTGAAAAGGATAGATGTAGCCACAGGGCTGAGAAGTGCGGGCATGCATGAAAGGGGAGGGAAAAGGGTGCTGATCGTTCATTTGGAAGATGAACAATATAACCTCTTTGGCATCGTTACCAATGAGCGGGGAAAACCAATTGCGAATGCAAAGGTGGGAGAAGTGCAAACAGATGCCTGCGGGCATTTTTACCTGAAAGGTGTAAAAGCAGGCAGCAGGATCATGATCAGCCGCAAAGGATATGCGGACCAGTTCATCGATATTTATAAGCGGCCGGACGATCTGCTGACGGTGCAGCTCAGGAAAAAGTGA
- the paaC gene encoding 1,2-phenylacetyl-CoA epoxidase subunit PaaC — protein sequence MINTTAISNLLTVMADDALIQGHRNSEWTGLGPIMEEDIAFSSMAQDKIGHAWALYKIIQEELKGSDPDQFAFLRNEKDYKCCHFVEHPNGEYDFSLMRHFLFDHAEAIRYEQLQQSSFQPLQPLAKKLKGEIKYHTLHANAWVSQLCRAGEESHARMQSALTACFPLALGLFEPGGEAEQILIAEKVYPGEKALKEMWQDRIYNILTAAALNLPDENTIEPVYGGRKGYHTIYLQPLLEEMGAVFRTDPAATW from the coding sequence ATGATCAATACAACGGCAATCAGCAACCTGCTCACCGTCATGGCGGATGATGCACTGATCCAGGGTCACCGGAATTCAGAGTGGACCGGCCTTGGCCCTATTATGGAAGAAGACATTGCTTTTTCATCCATGGCGCAGGACAAGATCGGCCATGCATGGGCTTTGTATAAGATCATACAGGAAGAATTGAAAGGCAGTGATCCGGACCAGTTCGCTTTCCTCCGTAATGAAAAAGACTATAAATGCTGCCACTTTGTGGAACATCCCAATGGCGAATATGACTTCAGCCTCATGCGGCATTTTTTGTTCGACCATGCGGAAGCTATCCGGTATGAACAATTACAACAAAGCAGTTTCCAGCCTTTGCAGCCACTCGCAAAAAAACTCAAAGGAGAAATAAAATACCATACCCTGCATGCCAATGCCTGGGTATCACAATTATGCCGCGCAGGAGAAGAAAGTCATGCCAGGATGCAATCTGCACTTACGGCCTGTTTTCCGCTGGCACTTGGTCTTTTTGAACCAGGCGGCGAAGCAGAGCAGATACTGATAGCAGAAAAAGTATATCCCGGCGAAAAAGCACTGAAGGAAATGTGGCAGGACAGGATCTATAATATCCTCACAGCAGCAGCATTAAACCTCCCGGATGAAAACACAATAGAACCCGTGTATGGTGGCCGGAAAGGATATCATACCATCTACCTGCAGCCTTTACTGGAAGAAATGGGGGCCGTATTCCGTACAGACCCTGCAGCAACCTGGTGA
- a CDS encoding PspC domain-containing protein, which yields MKKIININLSSRLIPIEDSAYEILRQYLDSLKRYFSQEEGAEEIVGDIESRIAEIFQDKIRKGAHCITDEDVQAIKTSMGTPEQFADEPLNNTKESKSHAANESFATYARPRKRFYRDPDSKVLGGVCSGLGAYFNVDPVVFRIVFALMAFGWGGGILLYFILWIATPEAVTAAEKLEMRGERVDLNNIKATVQEEMNTIRSRMERMGDDVRNFSEGRGKQFGRDAGTAIEGFFRGLANVIAFVAKGFFLFIAVVILFTIVVGLIAAAAFSAVLFPIKDLVFDNGMQSLLFWPAISLLIGIPLLSLIMFLVRKMTGVRQTNKYAGYTLGFFWILGVVFTIWIAISLSRDFSAPKIRETETFALTQPSSGKLVIQKEEDLLDMDDINVFDGNLRVVDDTAIIGDIRINVKKSNTDSFAVEVERASRGRTVAQAKMLAREIQIQLKQKDSVLLIPSGFSIPRNSIYRNQSVRITIIVPVGKSLAIDKNVWDNYRFDRNWRNEWWDNWDDEWDSKEQINIKMNADGWEKKVKEEERKERSVKDSLEQNYQYKGPDQQNTTPVEDSKEKNKDSAKDKASVATKFVNFLFQSTF from the coding sequence ATGAAAAAGATTATCAACATAAACTTGTCCAGCCGCCTGATCCCCATAGAGGACAGTGCTTACGAGATCTTGCGGCAGTACCTGGATAGCCTTAAGCGCTATTTCTCGCAAGAGGAAGGTGCCGAGGAGATCGTTGGAGATATTGAAAGCCGCATCGCAGAGATCTTCCAGGATAAGATCCGCAAAGGCGCACATTGCATCACGGATGAAGACGTGCAGGCTATCAAAACCTCCATGGGTACCCCGGAACAATTTGCTGACGAACCTCTTAATAATACGAAGGAGTCAAAATCCCATGCGGCCAACGAAAGCTTCGCCACTTACGCCCGCCCGCGGAAACGCTTCTATCGTGATCCGGATAGTAAAGTATTAGGTGGTGTATGTAGTGGTTTGGGTGCTTACTTTAATGTTGATCCGGTTGTTTTCCGTATCGTATTTGCCCTCATGGCTTTTGGCTGGGGTGGTGGTATCCTCCTTTATTTTATCCTCTGGATTGCAACTCCTGAAGCAGTAACAGCAGCTGAAAAGCTGGAAATGCGCGGAGAACGGGTGGATCTGAATAATATTAAAGCAACCGTGCAGGAAGAAATGAACACCATACGCTCCCGCATGGAAAGAATGGGAGATGATGTGAGAAATTTTTCAGAGGGCCGCGGGAAACAGTTCGGTAGAGATGCCGGTACTGCAATTGAAGGGTTTTTCAGGGGACTGGCAAATGTGATCGCATTTGTTGCAAAAGGGTTCTTCCTTTTCATCGCAGTCGTAATACTCTTTACAATAGTAGTTGGCCTGATCGCAGCAGCTGCTTTTTCCGCGGTCCTTTTCCCGATCAAAGACCTGGTTTTTGATAACGGAATGCAAAGCCTGCTCTTCTGGCCTGCGATCTCCCTCCTCATTGGTATACCCTTACTCTCACTGATCATGTTCCTCGTAAGGAAAATGACCGGAGTTAGGCAAACCAATAAGTACGCCGGTTATACTTTAGGGTTCTTCTGGATATTGGGAGTGGTATTCACGATATGGATCGCCATCTCTTTGTCCCGCGACTTTAGCGCACCCAAGATCAGAGAAACTGAAACTTTTGCCCTCACACAGCCTTCTTCCGGAAAACTGGTTATTCAGAAGGAAGAAGACCTGCTGGACATGGATGATATAAACGTATTTGATGGTAACCTGCGGGTGGTTGATGATACCGCCATTATCGGAGACATCCGCATCAATGTAAAGAAAAGTAATACAGACAGTTTTGCCGTAGAAGTGGAAAGAGCTTCCAGGGGCCGTACCGTAGCACAAGCTAAGATGCTGGCCCGTGAGATCCAGATCCAACTGAAGCAGAAGGACTCTGTATTACTTATTCCTTCAGGGTTTTCCATCCCGCGTAACTCCATCTACCGCAACCAGTCCGTAAGGATAACCATTATTGTACCGGTAGGGAAGAGTCTTGCAATTGATAAAAATGTATGGGATAACTACCGCTTTGACCGTAACTGGAGAAATGAATGGTGGGATAACTGGGATGATGAATGGGATAGCAAAGAGCAGATCAATATAAAAATGAATGCAGATGGTTGGGAGAAAAAAGTGAAGGAAGAAGAAAGGAAAGAACGCTCCGTAAAGGACTCTCTCGAGCAGAACTATCAGTATAAAGGACCTGACCAGCAGAACACCACGCCGGTAGAGGACAGCAAGGAAAAGAATAAAGACTCCGCAAAGGATAAGGCAAGTGTGGCTACGAAATTTGTGAATTTCCTCTTCCAGAGCACCTTTTAA